A single Arachidicoccus sp. BS20 DNA region contains:
- a CDS encoding DUF4293 domain-containing protein — MIQRIQSLWLFVAAILAVLSFKFPFYVGTWLNGTTQHAQISLNGHNPSIPVLITTVVTIVLSLVTIFLYKNRKQQLWLVVLNLVVSLVLIYLYYYEIHTFFVTNSGGTIAITAVFVIAIPIVLILAIRGINRDIKLLKNADRLRS, encoded by the coding sequence ATGATACAACGTATTCAAAGCCTTTGGCTTTTTGTTGCAGCAATCTTGGCTGTCTTATCTTTCAAGTTTCCTTTTTATGTAGGAACCTGGCTGAACGGAACCACGCAACACGCACAAATATCTTTAAACGGGCACAATCCTTCCATTCCTGTTTTGATAACAACGGTGGTAACGATTGTGCTTTCGCTTGTTACTATTTTTTTATACAAAAACAGAAAACAGCAATTGTGGTTGGTCGTTTTGAATTTGGTTGTCAGCCTTGTATTGATTTATTTGTATTATTACGAAATTCATACTTTTTTCGTTACCAACAGCGGTGGCACCATTGCCATTACAGCAGTTTTTGTAATTGCCATTCCCATTGTTTTAATTCTTGCGATACGAGGTATCAACCGCGATATTAAATTATTGAAAAATGCAGACAGGTTGCGCAGTTAA
- the ffh gene encoding signal recognition particle protein: MFNNLSERLEGAFKNLKGEARISELNIANTVKDIRRALLDADVNYKIAKEFTDKVKEKATGEKVINAISPGQLMVKIVQDELTELMGGSEASFETNANPAIVLIAGLQGSGKTTFSGKLANYLKAKKGKRPLLVAADIYRPAAIDQLHVLGEQIGVEVYSERENNNAVSIAENAIKYAKEKAKNIIIIDTAGRLAVDEVMMTEVADIKRAVKPNEILFVVDSMTGQDAVNTAKAFNDRLDFTGVVLTKLDGDTRGGAALTIKYTVNKPIKFVSSGEKMDTLDVFYPDRMAQRILGMGDIASLVEKAQEQFNEEQAKKLEKKIRRNQFDFQDFLEQLQQIKKMGNLKDLMGMIPGVGKAIKDVDISDDAFKGVEAIISSMTPFERANPDSIDTSRRNRIAKGAGKQLSEVNAFMKQFEQMRQMMKMMNKMPMGGMMPGLGALKGMRR, encoded by the coding sequence ATGTTTAATAATCTTTCGGAGCGTTTGGAAGGTGCGTTTAAAAACCTCAAAGGCGAGGCACGCATTTCGGAATTAAATATTGCCAACACGGTTAAAGATATTCGTCGTGCGTTGCTCGATGCCGACGTGAATTATAAAATTGCCAAAGAATTTACCGATAAAGTAAAAGAAAAAGCTACCGGAGAAAAAGTAATCAACGCGATTAGTCCGGGGCAGTTAATGGTAAAAATTGTCCAGGACGAATTGACCGAACTGATGGGTGGAAGCGAGGCAAGTTTTGAAACAAATGCGAATCCCGCAATTGTGCTGATTGCGGGCTTGCAAGGTTCGGGTAAAACTACATTCAGCGGCAAGCTGGCAAATTATCTTAAAGCAAAAAAAGGTAAAAGACCTTTGCTTGTTGCGGCAGATATTTATCGTCCCGCAGCTATTGACCAGCTGCACGTTTTGGGCGAACAAATAGGTGTGGAAGTTTATAGCGAACGCGAGAATAACAACGCCGTTTCCATTGCTGAAAATGCAATAAAGTATGCGAAAGAAAAAGCAAAAAATATCATCATTATCGATACGGCGGGACGCCTTGCCGTGGATGAAGTAATGATGACCGAAGTTGCTGATATAAAGCGCGCCGTAAAACCGAACGAAATATTATTCGTAGTCGATTCCATGACCGGGCAAGATGCCGTGAACACAGCAAAAGCCTTCAACGACAGACTCGATTTTACAGGCGTTGTGCTTACGAAGCTTGACGGCGATACGCGCGGCGGTGCAGCTTTGACCATTAAATACACGGTAAACAAGCCGATAAAATTTGTCAGCAGCGGCGAAAAAATGGATACACTCGATGTGTTTTATCCGGACCGTATGGCGCAGCGTATTCTCGGCATGGGCGATATTGCTTCGCTTGTGGAAAAAGCACAGGAACAGTTTAACGAAGAGCAGGCAAAAAAATTAGAAAAGAAAATCCGTCGTAACCAGTTCGATTTCCAGGACTTTCTGGAACAGTTGCAGCAAATCAAAAAGATGGGTAATCTCAAAGATTTGATGGGCATGATTCCCGGCGTTGGAAAAGCAATTAAAGATGTGGACATAAGCGACGATGCATTCAAAGGCGTGGAAGCAATCATCAGTTCCATGACACCGTTTGAACGCGCAAATCCTGACAGTATCGATACTTCGCGCAGAAACAGAATTGCAAAAGGTGCCGGAAAACAATTGAGCGAAGTAAACGCATTTATGAAACAGTTTGAACAAATGCGCCAGATGATGAAGATGATGAACAAAATGCCGATGGGCGGCATGATGCCGGGCTTGGGTGCGTTGAAAGGAATGAGAAGATAG
- a CDS encoding OmpH family outer membrane protein, whose product MRKVIFSLLAIAALGFAANKVQAQTTPALKIGVFDIDQVTQYVMQSSPDEYKALQAKMESYQRDSLGPQRDNYELQYRRADSTYQADSLAKKPKATLDYERGQVQQLYLTLANWSNTVQQASQNKYGELTRPYYEKVGASYKKVVAASKVNLVLSPQAIFDVPDSKVLVNLNELVLKDLGVKLPTDSAAGGK is encoded by the coding sequence ATGAGAAAGGTAATTTTTTCCTTATTGGCGATTGCAGCATTAGGTTTCGCAGCGAATAAAGTTCAGGCGCAGACAACTCCGGCATTGAAAATTGGCGTATTTGATATTGACCAAGTAACGCAGTATGTAATGCAATCTTCACCTGACGAGTATAAGGCACTTCAGGCAAAGATGGAATCTTATCAAAGAGATTCTCTCGGTCCTCAAAGAGACAATTATGAATTGCAATATAGGAGAGCAGATAGTACTTATCAGGCAGATTCATTGGCAAAAAAGCCAAAAGCAACTTTGGATTATGAGCGCGGTCAGGTTCAGCAATTGTACCTTACACTCGCAAATTGGTCAAATACTGTTCAGCAGGCAAGTCAAAATAAATATGGAGAATTAACTCGTCCTTATTATGAGAAAGTTGGTGCGTCTTATAAAAAAGTTGTGGCTGCAAGTAAGGTTAATTTGGTTTTAAGTCCACAAGCTATATTTGATGTACCGGACTCCAAAGTTCTTGTTAATCTTAACGAGTTAGTATTAAAAGATTTGGGAGTTAAATTGCCGACAGACAGTGCAGCAGGGGGAAAATAA
- a CDS encoding OmpH family outer membrane protein has translation MKKAIVLSIFCFVSFTSFAQRYAVVDLQYILNKLPEYANADTTLQLMQMKWQKEVDSSKHYADSLSNRFDAEKYMLADELKSKRQIEVDNAEKRVMYLQTKYFGYKGELFQQREKLVQPIQNKIYSVIQQMALKNGWDLVFYKNADTGLLYSDPKLDKSDAVLEALGVKTK, from the coding sequence ATGAAAAAAGCAATTGTCCTAAGTATCTTTTGTTTTGTATCGTTTACATCTTTTGCGCAGCGCTATGCAGTAGTGGATTTGCAGTATATTCTGAACAAATTGCCGGAATACGCGAATGCCGATACTACGCTTCAATTGATGCAGATGAAATGGCAAAAAGAAGTGGACAGTTCAAAGCATTATGCCGATTCACTCAGCAACCGTTTTGATGCGGAGAAATATATGCTGGCAGACGAACTGAAATCCAAACGACAGATAGAAGTGGACAATGCCGAAAAGCGTGTAATGTATTTGCAAACAAAATACTTTGGATATAAAGGAGAACTATTTCAACAAAGAGAAAAATTAGTTCAGCCTATTCAAAATAAAATTTACAGCGTAATTCAGCAAATGGCATTAAAAAACGGTTGGGATTTGGTCTTCTATAAAAATGCGGATACGGGGTTGTTATATTCCGACCCGAAGCTCGATAAAAGCGATGCTGTTTTAGAAGCATTAGGTGTAAAAACAAAATAA
- a CDS encoding BamA/OMP85 family outer membrane protein: MRKPSLLIFVLLIILSSVSVRAQITTTDSSFTKQILASSNAELQTVVNQINPQRYKVAHITVTGTTYASGVLLAISGINVGSFVTIPGGDELAKGIRKLWAQSSFSDITYYLTGVYGNNISLELHVTERPKVTKFYFRGVSKSNADDLKGKTGIVSGHALTDATKRGAVEAIRKYYSEKGYRRVSIDITEVKDSAYTNAEKIYFDIHKGSKVKVNEIDFFGNDAIQSAKLKKQMKDTKEMSRLTLYPPHDKFDTTGWGKPTNYSFKDYVNDKGFLTYSKTRAVLSPYVHINPFASSKFNETKYQEDKQKLITYYNSRGYRDAKIVKDSVYYNSKGNINAAIKVEEGEKYYFGKITWVGNTVYSDSILNSILDIHKGETYNVNQLMNKLGIGDGAAQTANVKDAYLDFGYLFANVNPIESRVYNDTIDFVVNITEGPIAYNKKIDIAGNDKTYEHVIRRELETRPGEPFSKSNIMQSIGKLSMLKFFDEQKIQPVPMPDQVSGTVDITYNLVEKSADQLQLSAGFGGGIGITGTLGITLNNFSIRNIFNKKGWSPLPTGDGQTLSVNYQSSGRSYHSYNLQFVEPWLGGKHRNGLSINLSSSKFRNGYNYYTGKWDKLADTSSFSTVSIGLGYNKQLMWPDPYFNIGLSLGYTRYSLRNYNIDYSPELINFRNGVSNDINLRLTIQRNQLNSAQFPTSGSNINMFAQLTPPYSLFTNSMETATDPAKKYKFIEYQKYRFTGDWYVPLTAPRGEDKKQLVLRAAVKMGYISRYNRKMPLSPFERFQLGDAGMSNTYSFLGYDIISQRGYPVYDNSDPSKNPDQTGASQYFTIFNKYTMELRYPLSLSQASTIFGLVFAEAANGWYSFQQYNPFQLRRSIGVGARFYLPMFGLLGFDYGIGLDRLQKGQGIGKAGRFTFMLGYEPD, encoded by the coding sequence ATGCGAAAACCGAGTTTATTAATATTTGTACTGCTCATTATTCTGTCGTCAGTAAGTGTGCGTGCACAAATAACAACAACTGATTCCTCTTTCACAAAACAGATATTAGCCTCTTCCAATGCTGAACTGCAAACCGTTGTAAATCAAATTAATCCTCAACGGTATAAAGTTGCACATATTACTGTTACCGGTACTACCTATGCTTCAGGTGTATTGCTGGCTATTTCAGGAATTAATGTGGGCAGTTTTGTAACTATTCCCGGCGGCGATGAATTGGCAAAGGGTATCCGCAAGCTGTGGGCGCAAAGCTCTTTCAGTGACATCACTTATTATCTTACAGGTGTTTATGGCAACAATATTTCATTAGAATTGCATGTAACAGAACGTCCTAAAGTAACCAAATTTTATTTCCGTGGCGTAAGCAAAAGCAATGCCGACGATTTAAAAGGGAAAACGGGCATCGTGTCCGGACATGCTTTGACCGATGCAACCAAGCGAGGTGCAGTGGAAGCCATTCGTAAATACTATTCGGAAAAAGGTTACAGGCGCGTGAGTATTGATATAACGGAAGTTAAAGACTCTGCATATACCAATGCCGAAAAAATATATTTCGATATTCATAAAGGCTCAAAAGTCAAAGTCAATGAAATTGATTTCTTCGGTAATGATGCCATCCAAAGTGCAAAGCTGAAAAAACAAATGAAGGATACGAAAGAAATGTCGCGTCTTACATTGTATCCGCCGCACGATAAGTTTGACACAACCGGCTGGGGAAAACCAACCAATTACTCTTTTAAAGATTATGTGAATGACAAAGGATTTTTGACATACTCCAAAACCCGAGCCGTACTTAGTCCGTATGTGCATATCAATCCGTTTGCCTCTTCAAAGTTCAATGAAACAAAATATCAGGAGGATAAGCAAAAACTAATTACTTATTACAATTCCAGAGGCTACCGCGATGCCAAAATTGTTAAAGATTCGGTTTACTACAATTCCAAAGGAAACATCAATGCTGCTATAAAGGTTGAGGAAGGCGAAAAATATTACTTCGGAAAGATTACATGGGTAGGTAATACTGTGTATAGCGATTCTATACTTAATTCTATCTTAGATATACATAAAGGCGAAACCTACAATGTAAATCAATTGATGAATAAGTTGGGAATTGGCGACGGAGCTGCACAAACCGCTAATGTAAAAGACGCTTATCTTGATTTCGGCTATCTGTTTGCCAATGTAAATCCTATTGAAAGCCGTGTATATAACGACACAATTGATTTTGTGGTCAATATTACCGAAGGTCCTATTGCATATAACAAGAAAATTGACATTGCCGGCAACGACAAAACCTATGAACACGTTATCCGCAGAGAGCTGGAGACTCGTCCGGGAGAGCCGTTCAGCAAAAGCAACATCATGCAGTCCATTGGTAAGCTGAGCATGCTGAAATTCTTTGACGAGCAAAAAATTCAACCTGTGCCAATGCCCGACCAGGTTAGCGGAACAGTGGATATCACTTATAATCTTGTAGAAAAATCGGCCGACCAGTTGCAATTGAGTGCGGGCTTTGGCGGCGGTATCGGTATTACCGGAACTTTGGGTATTACACTCAACAATTTTTCTATCCGTAACATTTTTAATAAAAAAGGCTGGAGTCCTTTGCCCACAGGCGACGGACAAACACTATCTGTAAACTATCAAAGTAGCGGTCGCTCATATCATTCTTACAACTTACAATTTGTTGAACCTTGGTTGGGTGGAAAGCATCGTAATGGGCTGAGTATAAATCTTTCTTCGAGCAAATTCAGAAACGGATATAATTACTATACCGGTAAATGGGACAAGCTTGCCGATACATCGTCTTTCTCAACTGTGAGCATCGGTCTGGGATATAACAAGCAGTTGATGTGGCCCGACCCGTATTTCAACATTGGTTTGTCGTTAGGTTATACACGTTACTCATTGCGCAATTACAATATTGATTATTCTCCGGAACTTATCAATTTCAGAAACGGTGTATCTAACGACATTAATCTGCGTTTGACTATTCAGCGTAATCAGCTCAATAGTGCACAGTTTCCGACGAGCGGTTCTAATATCAATATGTTTGCGCAGCTGACACCTCCGTATTCGCTATTTACCAATTCAATGGAAACGGCGACCGACCCGGCGAAAAAATATAAGTTTATTGAGTATCAGAAATATCGTTTTACAGGCGACTGGTATGTGCCGCTTACGGCGCCGCGCGGCGAGGATAAAAAACAACTGGTATTAAGGGCTGCGGTAAAAATGGGTTATATCAGCAGATACAATCGCAAAATGCCATTGTCGCCGTTTGAGCGTTTCCAGTTGGGCGATGCAGGCATGAGTAACACATATAGTTTCTTGGGTTACGACATTATTTCACAAAGAGGTTATCCTGTGTACGACAACTCCGACCCAAGCAAAAACCCCGACCAGACGGGCGCTTCGCAATACTTTACTATATTCAATAAATATACGATGGAGTTGCGTTATCCGTTATCGTTGAGCCAGGCAAGTACTATTTTCGGATTGGTATTTGCAGAAGCTGCAAACGGATGGTATTCTTTCCAGCAATACAATCCATTCCAGTTAAGACGTTCAATAGGAGTGGGTGCACGTTTCTATTTGCCAATGTTTGGTTTGTTAGGGTTTGATTACGGTATAGGTTTAGATAGATTGCAAAAAGGACAAGGCATCGGTAAAGCAGGAAGGTTTACCTTTATGCTTGGTTACGAACCCGATTAA